acaGCTGAGAGGATTGGGGCCTCCTGCCCTTTTgcgttttcttctcttttcaccTTCTTGCTTTACTagtccttctttttctttaagcTCCACAATACTTTGTTTTTGGTACTCTGGAACAAGCTGATTTGTCTGCAACTTTTGAACAAATGCCAAAGATTTAGGAGAAGGTTTGTCTAGCACCATAGTGTTCTGAATAATAAAGAGGAGAGGAATGCCAGGCTTCCTTTTCACTTTGTTTGATAACTCCTGGTCCTGCAAGATTAAACACTTTAGTCAATATTTTCAGATGGAATGGTATTTGCAATTCAAATGCACCTACTTTTAATACAAAACTATGAAGATAAATTACATTATGAAAAAGATAAGAAACTTAATCTAGCAGATATACATGGCAGTGCCTTTCAGAGCACCTAAATTACATTTTCTCTCCTGATTAGCTGTATTTCTGATACAAAATTTACcaacattttcccttttcctgcatgTATATGCATACATAcattttttgaggaaaaagtCCCAATTCACTTGTATGCAGACCACCACCCCACAAGAAGTAACAATTTTTTCTGTAATAAGTAATTTTTTAACTCCTGTAACCTACCCAACTATAAAGAATTCTACTATAAactcttttatatatatatattgtatatcaTTTATACATGCAGTGCCAATAGCAAACCCaagaaaaaaaggcttttttaatTTGTGTAGTTATTTATTCTTTAGTTAGTTCAAAATGTCTTAAAATTGAAGCTATATGGATGTtaacatttaatttcatttttcagacGACTGTGCAAAGCAGTTCAGGGAAGAGGATGCACACACAAGCAATATGCAAATTAACATTTATGAGTTGTTTTTTACATGTCAATAGGTAGTCAGTATGTTTCCATACTCTTTTACCTAAAGTAAGCAATATCAttacaaagtaaaaaaaaaaaaaacctagttGTTCAAGTAGGAGAAAAGATTCCCTGCTATGTAATTAGGAAATACATTAAAGAGCAAGTAAAGCTTTTACATGATTAATTCCCACCAACTATTTAAAAACCTCATAATCAAAGTTACTGTAGGCTTCTTCATCCTTACGTATCAAAACATCACTTCAAAAGAAATGGAGCTACATTTCCCATGAGATTTTACCTGTGTGGCAATAAAGAAGTGATGAGGGTTGCCATCTTCAATCATGGAAAGTAAACAGGTTGAACCACTCACAGGATTCTTATGGTGAGAACAGCTTCGAACTTGAAATCTCTGGGCAATTAATTTTGCTCCATACAGTGCTTTCCCCAGTGATTCAAGTTCTTTTATGACACATCTGAAAACCAAAAGAGACaataatttttaagaaaaaaaaaccctcatatTTTTTACAACAGCAAAAGGCTGATGTGAGTTCCTTAGGAATAAGCAATGCCCGGTTGTTCAGGCGCTGTGATTTGTAAATGGCACCCACAACTCCGAAAGCAATAGACATCAGCAAGGTTTCCTTGGCTGTAAACATGACTAACCAGTAATAACATTAAGATATATTCaatgatttaaaaataattcacatCAGTGACAACGCTGAGTCCTTAAATTTATGCTTGAATACCACCAAGCGTATGAACCACTACCtaacaaataaaattattttttaaatttaatttatttttaaattaacttaTTATAAAACttgaaaatgtaatttattttttaaaatggaaataaaagatCTGGGGAACAACAGGCCAGTCAGTCTCACCTCTGTGCCTAGCAAGATTATGGAGCAGATCCTCCTGGAAAATATGTAAGACATGAGGAAAACAAGGAGTTGACTGGTGACAGCCAACATGGTTTCACTAAGGGGAAATCATGAAAAATCTGGTGGCCTTCTGTGTCAGAGTTACAGTGCTGATGGATAAAGAAGGGCAACAGATGTCACCCAACTGGACTTATGCAAAGCTTTGCACACTGTTCCACACAACATCCTTGTTTTTACACTGGAGGCATGGATTTGAAGATGTATCACTGGGTGGGTATGGACTGACTGGAGGCTTGCATTGAAGAGTTGCAGTAAACAGCTCGATGTCCAAGTGGAGACCAGTGACAAGTGTCATTCCTCAGGGGTTGGTATTGGGACATCTGGCGTCTTTGTCAGTGACATGGACAGTGGGATccagtgcaccctcagcaagtttgccaAAGACACAAAAATATGTGGTGCTGTTGACACTCTGGAGGGAAGGAATGCCATCCAGAGGGGCCTGGAGAGGCTTCAGATGGAGGTAATCCTTGTGAAGTTCAACAATgccaagtgcaaggtcctgTATATGGGTCAGTGCAACCCAAGCACAAATGGATTGAGATGGAAGAGAATggactgagagcagccctgacagGAGTGACCTGGAAGGTGTGCTGGTGGACAAGAAGCTCAACATGAGCTGGCAGTGTGAAAGCCAACTCGAAAGCAGTGCAGGCAGCAAGGTGAGGGAGAGGATTCTCCCCCCCTACTCTTATTGAGACCCCACCTGGGGTCACAGCAAGCCAGCTCATTGCCCCTGCAAGGCTCTTTTCCTAACATTGAGGTGCTGTCTCAGCAGCTCAGTATTGTGACAACAGAGAAAACATGTCCATTCACCCGGCCTCAGTGGAAGCTGTTGGTCAAATGATGAACAGATACTGCTGACAAAGAAGCAAGAAGTGATGTTTCAACATGACAGGAGTAGTTTGGATCACTGCAGCTCCCAAACCTTTCACACCAAACGACATGACTCAATACTTTATACTGTTTAGAAGTGCAGGCCAGTTCCATACACTGTGCAAGAAGGTTCAGTGTGTTTTTTGAGCCTAGGATACACCTCTTCCTGGTACTTTCACTACATGCCTCCATAGTGGGCAGTTGGCTATTCTGTTATTGCAGATATGCAATGTAactgtatttttgtattttaatctATACAATATACCTAATGAAGTAATAACACAGGCAACTTGGAGGCAACTTCAGTACGTAGTGTGCATGTTTTGCATGACCATATCTTTGTCTAGCTCATCCTTGTCCTCCCTTGCGAACAGCAGCTTCGGAAACAATCCAGCACTGGCAGGCTGCAGCTGCGGCCAGGCAGGAGCTCCCTCCCGGCCCACATCTCCGCTTGCCCCTGCTGCTACCACCCCGCCAAGCAGACGCTGCGGGTGGGAAGAGACCCACCGGCCCTCCCTCACACAGCGGGGTCACCGCTGGACCCGCAGTCCGTGCCGCTTTCGGGACGGCAGCTGGGCCCGAGGATGCTCCCAGTCTCCTGCAGGTCACCCCCAGCCCTCCGCCCCCGGGCGCCTTCGCTCCCCGCCGTACCGCGTGGTGCAGAGCTGCGTGGCGCCGCCCAGGTACCCGGGCAGCTGCTCCCGGATCTGGATCTTGTTGCGAAGCGCGGCCTGGCagaaggtgccatccagcagcacctggaagGGCTCGCGGAACTGGAAGCTGTGCTTGTAGAAGCCCATGATCTTCTTCGCGTGCTTCTGTCTCGTCACCCCCATggcgcccgcgccgccgcccggaACGGCCGCGGCTGCCCCGGAAGCTGCGCCAGGCCCGGGCGGGGCCTCCCCGGAGAGCCGGGACCGGCCGGAGCAGCGCCAGGGCAGCACCCGGAGAGCAGGCACCGGCCGGGCCGTGCCGGAAACTTGCCCCCGAAAGCCAGGACGGGCCGGGGCAGCGCCAGGGCAGCACTCGGGGAGCCGGGACCGGCCGGGCCATGCCGAGATCTCCCCCCGAGAGCCAGGACCggcctgggcagctgccccGTCCCCGGAGGGTCCCGCCTGCCCGTCCCAGGGGTAACCTGAGGGATGATTCACTGCCCCTTGTTCTGtggtgctgtgctggctcctgccGTTTGCTAAGATAAGAAATGCcgagttttcttttttctttttttttttttttgcagttcaCTGTACTGATAAAATTATAGTTGCTGTCGCAGAGACTGTAGTTTAATCACACCTCAgcatacagaatcacagaatccatTTGGTTGGAAGGGCCCTCTGAGGTCATCGAGTGCAACTCAGGATCCAGCACCACTTTGCCAAGCAGACCACGGCACTGAGAGCCATGTTCAGTCTCAAGCATCTCCAGAGACGGTGATTCcacccctccctgggcaggccaTTCCAGTGTCTCGTCGCCCTTTGTGTTATGAAAGTTCACCTAATggccaatctaaacctctcctggcacagcttaaCACTACATCCTTTCATCCTGACATTTGTTACCTGGAAGGCTTAGGAAGGCTTAGTCAGTGCCCATTTATATTTGTGCCTATATTGGTTACATCAATCTTCAATGTGCACAAAACCGAAGTTGAAAAGCACATAttctacattttattttttttccaagacaaTTTAATTGCACTGCAATCTAGGGACACAGCTGTCATTGACAAAGTGCACAAACTCTTCCCTGTCCAAGACAAAACATGAACATACCAGGCATCTGGCATTAAGAAACCAAACTTAATGCCCCTGTTTTAGGCAGGCAAGAGGATGTGATACCTTAACACTATCAAAATGAAAACTGGAGACATCTATCTTGCTATGCAGGTTCCACAGGAGACATCTTTCTTCCTGGGACAACTGTACTGCAAGCAAAACCATGGCAAGAACCTGCCAGTTTGTTGTAATCAGTCAGGCTGCTCTAAGATAATTTAAGCAAATACTCAGATGTCATATTGGCCTTTTTGCTAGCAAATAGACATGGAAAATAAGTGCTTCCAAGTAAGTTAGTTAGTGtcaagagaaaatgaaaaataaaggatTTGTTTACTATTCTAGAAATTCAAATGTTTACATGGAAAAGTATTTTAAAGCACTTAGGATGAAAAGTGCAAAGAACAGGTGATTAAGAATATTTTCCATGGATCCAATTGTGGTGTTGACAGTATTTTCTGCCATTAAATCCTTCTTTCCAGCTGTCTTCAGGGGACAGTTGTGCATGCTCCTGAGTATCATGGACATACATGGATATATGCCTTATTATCAGCTAAGTGACAGGTTGAATTCATTATTAGACATAGTCCTATATATAAAAGTCTTCATTAAACTTCAGTCCTGTAGCTGATGTGTTTCCATAATGCCATGCTGATTCAGTTCTCCTATCTAACTGCACAGTTTAATTATTTAAGATGTTAGACAAAAACACTCAGCAAGACTCCAAAGTAAAACCTTActggagaaattattttttcttcaagtAGGTTTTTGCTTGGTTGTTTTTGTGTTCTGTGTGTGTGATGACAATTAAGTAACTGCCCAAAGACAGGCACTTATTCCATGATAACAACACTTTCCACACCTTGCCTTAGAATGAGGAATCTCCAGTGATAACAGCTGCTATTACAGCTATTACACACTGGagataaaaattttaaaaaaggaaataagagCTTGAACTAGTTTTTGAACAAAGGGCAAAGTAAGATATAATCCAGAGTAGGGTGTTAAATACCATTGTGATGAGATACTGTTCTCCTGGTAAATAGTATCATCACAGACAAGTTGTAATGTAGCTGGTATATGTGGAATATGTTCAGAAGGCTGGCTAGCAGACAAAAGACAGCACAGATTTCTCCTTCTTATTCCTCAGAAGATGGCATTAATTGGATGATAAACTACTTTCAGTACAATTGTTTCATGTGTATGCAAGtctcttaaaaattatttttaataaatttaaaatattaaaaataaggtCTATAAGACTACTATAGCAGAGAAGTACAGTTctttcagcattttctttcatattttgaCAGTATTTTTCATAAACTAAAATTTGCCATATTCCTTTCAATTTCAAATCTTGTACTATTCCCATGAGCCATCTGTAaagtggattaaaaaaaaaaaaaaaaaagtaagtctAGGGATTTTATGAGAGGTGTTGAATCCAGACTTCTCTGGTACCTGTGGTTTGTTGCTTCTGGCAGCTGAAATCCATCCATGTACAATCTCTAGACCCAGCAGGATTCTTGTGCTCCCAAGAGTCCTGGACAAGCGTGGCACACACCAAGGGCACTAACAGAGCTCTGCCAGAAATGACACAGGATGCACATTCAGGGAGTGAAGTGCTGctccccctgtccagctgagcaGGACTGAAATGCCCAGGTTATCCTCACACACCCTCACTCCCTGTACTCACCAGAACCCCCTCAGTCACAAATCCCCATGGCCCCTTGGTCCATCCCGTGCCCGTGCCTGGACCCTGGCCCTCCCATACATGTACGTGTGTCTCCTGCTCACTGCCTAGTCCAGTTCAAATCTGATAGCAGATTACACATCCACAGGATTAAATTCAGTGAGGCAGGCTATTTAGGTGCAAAAGAAAAGTTAGAAACCATCTTCATAAAAAGATAGGACTAGTTGCTGTGATCAGGCAGAGAGCTCAGTAAGACAAATGTACTGAATGCTGCCAGCTCACATGTGAGTCCCCGTACATCTCATTTTCCCATGAGTCTTCCTAGATCCTCCCTTTCCCTGTCTTTGGCCTGTTCCGTGAACAGCCCATAGAAAATTTTGCAGACTCCTGCTGATACAACATAAGAAATTTTGCACAAATATCTTGTGGTACTCATGGATAATCAGGTTTTCCTGTTCTCACCAGAGACAAAGCTCAGACAAACCCTATTCAAGGTGTCTTCCTGGGCAGCTCCTTTAATGGCCTCCAAGCTTCTGCTCCCCACTCTTGTCTTTGTTACCACCTCCTTACTCAGCAAATTTTGTGCACCTGTGTGTGTTTCATAGAGCACCTGCCCTCTTGTCTTCTTTTATACCGAACAAATGCAATGAACCAGGTGCTTCTGCATTCCACATACCCTTCAAAGAATGTCAGTAGCACAGCAAAGCTTGTCATAAAGCTCAGGGGAAAGTTATAGCCCTTGTATTTCATTAAGAAGTTTCATCAATTATCTGGCTGCACCACCAAAAGACTCTGAGTTTGGGGTTTTGCGTGTTTTagtgttttgggggtttggttttggtttttgtctttttttttaagtgagcaTTTTATTGAAGCACTAACAAACCACTTGCATCTTCAGTAGGCTGCCCAACAGCAGCGCCATTGTGGAAGTGAGCCTGAGAAGGAAGATGGAGGTTGTTTTAACATTACCTTTATTAATGTGACTTCCTTTGTCCAAAGACAGGAAACAGAATTAGAAATGGGGAACTTACTTTTCTGAAATACAAATCCTTGTTTGCTGCCAGACACAGTACAGGTTTCTGGGTACAGTTCTGATAAAACAGTTCCTGTGTCTTTATCAATAACATTAATACCTTGAAGGTAAATAGAcattatttatgaaaaaaacaTGTCACCGAAGAAGGAGCCCTTTCTCTGTATCCAAAGTGGGAGGAGATGTTCATGCTGAACTTCCCAAGCCTGTGCAGAGGTGAAAACCAGGCATCACAGGAAGCTGGGCTTCACCAGACACACTGCACACaaaacctgctccagcagaaaattagccctctgcagagcagacTATCTCTTGGCATAAATGAGTTCAGCTCTGGTTTTGAGTGCTAGGTAATGCAGTAGTAGAATTAAATAACAAAATTGCTGTGACATGGATTACTTGAAGTGAAAGCTGTTCTTTATCAAAGAAGCTTTGATGTAGGCCTAGTAACAAGGATTTCCCCTAATAGCTGGCACTTGTTAAATGCTTGTAGCTTGTTGAGAAAATAGCTTATGATTCTCCCAAAGTTGTCCTGTGTCAGACCTTTTTAATCTGAATGTGTTGCTTTGGGCAAATGTGCTGGGTGGTTATCTGCAGTAAGTCTTAGCACCATGCTTAAATATGAGAAATGAActgatttacaaaaaaaaaaaaggctacgGTTTTCAAtttcaatatttaaaaataaacaaaactgtAATAAACACAGCCCATAAGTCATTGTTTGAGGGTATCTGAAAATACTTTCCTAggtatattttttattaatttttctgaGGTATGTATAGGCCATAGAAGAAAATTCAGATGCTTTTACTGCTAAATTGTATCTGTCAGAATGTATATTATTCATTGCTTGCCCCACCTTTCATTACTTTGAGGCTGGTATTGAGCTTTTGAATTTGAGTCTTTATCATGTGCATTCTTCTTTTACAGTGCCTATTTTTCTGATATTTCATGGGAATGCAGTATATGGATTTATAATAACCATGGCTGTGACAAGTTCTGTTTTTCCTGCATGGGTTCGTATTATTTCAGCAGATGAAAATTTTGTGTGTGACAAAGCTTTCTGCTTTTCTGGCTCTACCATTACCATAGctagaaaattatttctggCTTAAATACCATAACAGCCCATCACAGTATGTCCCACATAACTATCTTTTAAATTGTGTATCATAGGAAGCACACATTTAATGTAGAGATCAGCATATTTAGTTTCACAAGGGtaggaaataaaatacagaGAATATCAGTGCAGGTTTTAAGTGACTGCTTATGGTAGCATGTATTTTGAGAATGCTCTGGAGACCAAAGATTTTGCAGGCAACTTTACCTTTCTTACTAGAGCTGAAAGAAAttacagaaatgaaaataagcAGTGGGATTCTTGACAGTTTCTCAAATGTTAAGCCAGCTTTGCTGTCTTTTTTGACCTTGAGCTAAATTCACATGAAAGATCAGAACAGAATCAGATCTTATCCAATGTAACTAAACTTTCTGAATAGATACACATCTCTGATGCACATAATTTAGTTTATGCAGCATTTTTGATTGATGCAGCTCTTTATGATGTACATGTTAAACAACTGGTTTCATACTCCTGTAAGGACACACAAGGACATTGTTTTGGAGCagccttccctccctgcactgTTTCTCAAGATCTGCACCAGCTAGCTGCCATTCTGCATCATGTGGGAcattctgcagtgctgctccttcTGTACTCACTGGTAGAAGCCCTGGAAGGATGTAAAAGTGCCATAATGTAAGAAAATAGGAAGTCTGAATGGAGTATCCAGGACTGGAATTGTAACTTCAGTTTGTGAATTGTGAAGAACACAGGAGACAGGAAGATACTTTGCCAAACCCTGACTATCCTACGCCTGATATGAAAGGTAGGTAGAGGGGAATAACAAGAGTGATGCTTTACACATCATCTCCTGTTCTGCCTTCATTTTGAGCAGAACATCCCTCTCCCTCTTTTACTATTTGTGATACAAAGTAAATATAAGTCCATGTTAGATCTCTTAAACACCTACATGGTCTTACCTTGGAGATGACAGGAAGCTCAGAAGACATAAAACATTTTTGATTTTTGGTAGGAACACTTCCATTTCCTCAGTTCTTGTTCTCCTTAGAGAAGGTTGTTATATTCATCATGGTAGGGCTTGTGTGTCATCAAGAATTAGAAGGGTCAATTACTTGATTGATTAATTAAGTGATTATGAAGAGAAGGCTGAACAAATTGACATCAAAAGAGAAATTATGTGAGAAGAATTCTCCAACAAGAAATTAACTTGTGGCCAAAATTCTGATTTATGCCAGAGAACTCACTTCAGTTGCCTGAGATACCATATGTATCTTTTCACCTTTTCTTTGATTTCAGGGAGAAATCAGTTTACTGGGAACAGAGAAGTAGAATTTTTACAGTGTGGTAATAAATCATACATGCTCCCTACACTTACATAATTTTCTGTCTTGATACTCTAGAAAAGAGTTTAGCTCTGCTTAGAAATATACAGTAACTCTGTGAAATACCTTGTCTTTGTTTTACAGGCTAAAATTAGCACTTAAAATGTCTGAGTTTGTTTTATCAAATGCATTTTCAATTAGgcaattttttcattaattcctttgtctttttttgttcctgtttgctgtatgctaatGGGTTTGAGATGCAGTAATAAATGATCCATTAATAGTAAAAAAATAGCTATAAACACTGGAAACATAAAAGTTAATAAGAATAGAAGGTAACTAAAACACTTATGGGAAAGCATCTAttgaaaaaagcagagaaaaaaggtTGAGTGGTGGAAAACCCCCAGACTTTCCCAAGGAAAGAgcttatattttttaatatttccttcACATACAGAAATACCTTATTATGCTACTgcccatttttaaaatataatgcTTATACTTCTAGTCCAGTAAATGCTAAAAGGTTGCCTGTGTAACAGCATGGCTGAAACCTTCCATGGCCTCTGAAACCTCCATTCTTACAGAAAAGAAATTGAATTTTCCAAGTTTATATTCTAGTCCCGTAGTTCCTTATTGCATTTGATGTTTGTCCCTGGGGGGTTCTGTGCTCTTGCAGCTCCCACTTTTacaatttttctctctctcctacaCCTTATTACTTTCCATTTcctatttcaaattaaaaaaaacccctcaaacagCAACAATAAAACCAATTCTTTCACTTTGATTGTCTtgaagaaaattagaaaaaaaaagtggaatgGATCTGAGCATTGGTATCATTAACTTCTAAAATCTCAACTAGCCTCTTGAGAAATAATAGTAATTAAAAATCCATCTGCACAAAATGCCTATGCATTTATGTAGCCTGATCTTAAATTTTCCCATTGAGCTCCTCTGTGGAAAGTAGTAAACATTAGATGAATACCTGACACTTCAGAGGGTGATTATTTATCAGTGAAACAGAACCCTGTAGATGCTGTAGAAATAAGTATGCAAAGGTCCTGACTTCAGTGGGTTGCAGCTGGTGGTCAGTGATATCTGAACAAACTGGGAATGGAGTGCTGCCTCATTTATCAGGGAGAACCTACCTTAACATGGGTTGGTATGCCGGGTGATATTTGATTTCTTTGAGTCTTAAATTGCTGTGGTCAGCAGGACACAAATAGCTGAAACTCCTGAATTTCACAAGGCTTATACACAAAGCTGCTTcctgaggctggggctggaatttggAATTGCCCTGCACGTGGCAGACATTGCTGCTGAACATAACTGCACCTATGGGTTCTGTACTGTTACAGAGGCATGCACCTGGCTAAACTTCATCTGCTGGTGAGACATGACGGTCCCTGAGGGTTCCctcttttttggggggaaacaAAAGTAAGAAAAGAATGAGCATTTAAGGGATCTTGTCTGTTCCATGGCTTTGGAAATGTTACTCACAGGTCTTCTTGCCATCTTTCTGTTCTCCC
This genomic window from Zonotrichia albicollis isolate bZonAlb1 chromosome 1, bZonAlb1.hap1, whole genome shotgun sequence contains:
- the UTP23 gene encoding rRNA-processing protein UTP23 homolog produces the protein MGVTRQKHAKKIMGFYKHSFQFREPFQVLLDGTFCQAALRNKIQIREQLPGYLGGATQLCTTRCVIKELESLGKALYGAKLIAQRFQVRSCSHHKNPVSGSTCLLSMIEDGNPHHFFIATQDQELSNKVKRKPGIPLLFIIQNTMVLDKPSPKSLAFVQKLQTNQLVPEYQKQSIVELKEKEGLVKQEGEKRRKRKRAGGPNPLSCLKKKKKKTQEGQEPSAEKKKRRKRKRNRIKAEAMQSVQKNEGE